DNA sequence from the Eubacterium sp. 1001713B170207_170306_E7 genome:
GATAAATTAATGCATTCGGTGTATCTGGACAAGGACAAGTGCCTGGGGTGCACAACTTGTCTGAGATCCTGTCCGACCGGCGCTATCCGCGTGCGGGAGGGCAAGGCCAAGATCATCGAGTCAAAGTGCATTGACTGCGGCGAGTGTATCCGGGTCTGCCCGCACCACGCGAAGATGGCAAAAACCGATCCGCTCTCCAAAATCAAGAATTATAAGTACACGGTCGCCATTCCGGCGCCGACACTGCTTGGCCAGTTTAAGATGAAGTACTCCATTGACCGCATTTTATCAGCGCTCAAATCACTGGGCTTTGATGAGGTGGTGGAGGTGGCTTTTGGCGCCGAGATCATCGGCCGGGCCATTAAGTACGAGTTTACAGCCAAGCACTACCCGAAGCCGATGATCTCATCGGCCTGTCCGGCGGTGGCGAAGCTGATTCAGGTGCGTTTTCCGGAGCTGACCGGCAACATTAACCGGCTGAAGGCCCCCATGGGTCTGACCGCGCGGATTACGCGAAAACGTTTGATTGAAAGTAAAAAACTCAAGAGTGAGGATATTGGTATCTTTTTTATAACGCCCTGTGCCGCCAAGGCCACAGAGGTAAGCAATCCGCTGCCGAGCGACGACCTGTTTTCAACCATTGATGGCGCCATTGCCATCAAGGATATTTACGCGCCGCTGATGGGCGCCATGAAAACCGTCGAGGCGGAGGATGGGATTCACAATTCATCGGCTGAGGGCTTCAGCTGGGCAGTGTCCGGCGGGGAGAGCAGCTATCTGAAGAATAAAAAAGTACTGCATGTGGACGGGATCTCCAATGTGATTAAAGTACTGGAGGAGATCGAGAACGGCAAGCTTGACAACATCGACTTTTTCGAGGGGCTCGCCTGTCTGGGCGGCTGTGTTGGCGGCTGCCTGACCGTTGAGAATAATTTTGTGGCTAAAATGTACATTGAGGAGCGGGCCAAGCTGGAGCGCATGGACACCCAGAAGCATCTGGAGGAAGCCTATATCAAAAACCTGTACAACACCGGTATGATGCATCAGAAGGAAAAGCTGATGCCGCGCGGCCCTAAGCCTCTGGATGAGGACATGGGAGAGGCCATCAAAAAAATGCGTGCCATCGAGGAGCTGGAAGCCAAGCTTCCAGGGCTCGACTGCGGCTCCTGCGGCGCACCGGGCTGCCGGGCGCTGGCCGAGGACATCGTCATGGGCAATGCCCGCGAGATCGACTGTGTCTTTGTTCTGAAGGACCGCGTGTTAGAGCTTTCAAAGCTCACCAGTGAACTGCTTCAGGTGGGGCATCCCATGAAGAATAAAAATGAAAATAATGAGGAAACCGAGGAGGAAAAATGAACGTAAAAGAACTGCTGGCAGACGAACGCTTTGTCTGCGCCAACAATACTGTATCCCTGGACCGTGAGATTGAGAGCGGCTACGTGGGCGACCTGCTGAGCTGGGTGATGGCCAATGCGGACAGTAGCTGCGTGTGGGTGACCATCCAGACACACATGAACATCATCGCTGTAGCGACACTTTTAGAAATGGCCTGCATTATTATTCCTGAGGGCGCGGAAATAGAAGAAGACACCCTGGCCAAAGCCACGGAAGAAAACATTCCGATCATTACCACTGAAATGAACGCCTATCAGGTCTGCACCTTTTTAGGAGAAAAAGGCATCTAAAGATGAGCACCGTAGCCATTGATCTGCACATGCACTCTGTTCTCTCACCCTGCGGCGATGCGGGCATGACCCCCAACAACATCGTGGGCATGGCGCTGCTGAAAGAGGTTGACTACATTGCGCTGACCGATCATAACACTGCTAAAAACCTGCCCGCCCTTTTTGAAGTGGCAAAGGGCGAAGGCCTGTGCGTGCTGCCGGGCATCGAGGTCACCACCAAGGAGGAAGCCCATATTCTGGCGTATTTTGATACACTGGAGGGGGCCATGGAGCTGGACGCTGTCCTGTATGAGCATCTGCCGGACATCCCCAATAAACCGGATTATTTTGGTCCGCAGTACATACTGGACGCTGAGGACGAGATTACCGGCGAGGTGGACAAGCTGCTGATCTCAGCAACCGACATCGGCATCGACGAGCTGGCCGAAATCGTGAGGCCGCTGGGCGGTATTATCGTGCCGGCCCATATCGACAGGAAATCCTACAGCATTATGGTGTCGCTGGGGTTTATCCCACCGGATCTGCCGGTAAAGACTGTGGAGCTGTCCAGGGCCACCACGGTGGAGGAAGCAAAAAAGAAGTTTCGTTTTTTCAGAGAATACCAGTTTATTCACGGCTCCGACGCCCACCAGCTGGAGGACATGGCCGAGCGTGAATATTTCATTGATCTGCCGGATTTAAGAAAATCCACTTTAATCGAGTATTTAGGCGGCGCAACTGAATAAAGATAAAAAATTGCCATTTTTACAGCGCCTGAAAAAAACACGTCTGTTTTTGAAGCGTCAAAAATGGGGAAGAGTAATATTTTAACTTGTATATACTGGTATTTTCTTGTTTGAACGTGTTCTTTAGTCAGTCTTTAAGGTAAAAGTTTACATTCAAAAATGTTAA
Encoded proteins:
- a CDS encoding DRTGG domain-containing protein, which codes for MNVKELLADERFVCANNTVSLDREIESGYVGDLLSWVMANADSSCVWVTIQTHMNIIAVATLLEMACIIIPEGAEIEEDTLAKATEENIPIITTEMNAYQVCTFLGEKGI
- a CDS encoding PHP domain-containing protein encodes the protein MSTVAIDLHMHSVLSPCGDAGMTPNNIVGMALLKEVDYIALTDHNTAKNLPALFEVAKGEGLCVLPGIEVTTKEEAHILAYFDTLEGAMELDAVLYEHLPDIPNKPDYFGPQYILDAEDEITGEVDKLLISATDIGIDELAEIVRPLGGIIVPAHIDRKSYSIMVSLGFIPPDLPVKTVELSRATTVEEAKKKFRFFREYQFIHGSDAHQLEDMAEREYFIDLPDLRKSTLIEYLGGATE
- a CDS encoding [Fe-Fe] hydrogenase large subunit C-terminal domain-containing protein → MDKLMHSVYLDKDKCLGCTTCLRSCPTGAIRVREGKAKIIESKCIDCGECIRVCPHHAKMAKTDPLSKIKNYKYTVAIPAPTLLGQFKMKYSIDRILSALKSLGFDEVVEVAFGAEIIGRAIKYEFTAKHYPKPMISSACPAVAKLIQVRFPELTGNINRLKAPMGLTARITRKRLIESKKLKSEDIGIFFITPCAAKATEVSNPLPSDDLFSTIDGAIAIKDIYAPLMGAMKTVEAEDGIHNSSAEGFSWAVSGGESSYLKNKKVLHVDGISNVIKVLEEIENGKLDNIDFFEGLACLGGCVGGCLTVENNFVAKMYIEERAKLERMDTQKHLEEAYIKNLYNTGMMHQKEKLMPRGPKPLDEDMGEAIKKMRAIEELEAKLPGLDCGSCGAPGCRALAEDIVMGNAREIDCVFVLKDRVLELSKLTSELLQVGHPMKNKNENNEETEEEK